A single genomic interval of Patescibacteria group bacterium harbors:
- a CDS encoding glycosyltransferase family A protein, producing MISIIIPVYNQAEHLANCLAGIKKQTYGNYEIIVVDDGSTDNIIKVIEKFKQIFGLKLSYTEQENRGAAAARNKGAKLAGGEYIIFCDADAVMKPFMLEVMLKTLKNNLSASFCYSSFIWGRKKFKLWPFDAEKLKEMPYITTTSLIKREHFPGFDEAIKKFQDWDLWLTMLEQGHTGVFADQILFKLALGGTQTMSGWLPSCAYKLFPWLPRVKKYNQAMAIIKQKHNL from the coding sequence ATGATAAGCATTATTATCCCGGTTTATAATCAGGCCGAACATCTGGCTAATTGCTTAGCCGGCATTAAAAAACAAACTTACGGTAATTATGAAATTATCGTGGTTGACGACGGCTCAACGGATAATATAATTAAAGTGATTGAAAAATTCAAGCAAATTTTCGGCTTGAAATTATCTTACACCGAGCAGGAAAACAGGGGAGCGGCCGCGGCCAGGAATAAAGGCGCTAAATTAGCCGGCGGAGAATATATAATTTTTTGCGACGCCGACGCTGTCATGAAGCCGTTTATGCTTGAAGTGATGCTGAAAACTTTAAAAAATAACCTAAGCGCCAGCTTCTGCTATTCGTCTTTTATCTGGGGCCGTAAAAAATTCAAGCTTTGGCCGTTTGACGCCGAGAAGCTTAAAGAGATGCCTTACATCACTACAACTTCATTAATCAAGCGCGAGCATTTTCCCGGCTTTGACGAAGCTATAAAAAAATTCCAAGACTGGGATCTTTGGCTGACTATGCTGGAACAGGGCCATACGGGAGTTTTCGCCGACCAAATTCTTTTTAAGCTTGCCTTAGGCGGCACGCAGACTATGAGCGGCTGGCTGCCGTCCTGCGCTTATAAACTATTTCCCTGGCTGCCCCGGGTTAAAAA
- a CDS encoding glycosyltransferase family 4 protein translates to MKTLLFTLEYPPFHGGVANYYGNLVKYWPSFAKASTDAKALADKSEGKPKPDEISVLDNKDGRLINNKLPLLKWLPAYFALRREIKQEKIEHILVGQILPLGAAALICAKFFKIKYSVFLHGMDLTYALKKPRKKWLAKKILSNTHKIICLNGYTANLTKQFFPLSADKIAVVNPAIEPARPAAPEKISALKKQYNLTDKIILLSVGRLVKRKGFDKVIEALPEALRQAPNLIYIILGGGAELKNLKFQISNLGLEKQVIIINQATDKERDNWYNASDIFIMPSRNINGDFEGFGLVYLEANLAGKPVIAGKSGGVGDAVIAGLNGLLVDPEDTEQIASAIIKLARDPGLRKKLGEQGRERAIKEFNWEKQIKKIYKAITFSHCHCEKRSDEAISG, encoded by the coding sequence ATGAAAACTCTATTATTTACATTAGAATATCCGCCGTTTCATGGCGGCGTGGCCAATTATTACGGTAATCTGGTAAAATACTGGCCCTCCTTCGCTAAAGCTTCCACCGACGCTAAAGCTTTGGCGGACAAGTCGGAGGGCAAGCCCAAGCCGGACGAAATTTCCGTGCTTGATAACAAGGATGGGCGCTTGATTAATAATAAACTGCCGCTGTTAAAATGGCTGCCGGCTTATTTCGCTTTGCGGCGGGAAATAAAACAAGAAAAAATCGAGCATATTTTAGTCGGCCAAATTTTGCCCTTAGGCGCGGCCGCGTTGATTTGCGCCAAATTTTTTAAAATAAAATATTCGGTATTTTTACACGGCATGGATTTAACTTACGCCTTGAAGAAACCCAGAAAAAAATGGCTGGCTAAAAAAATTTTATCTAATACCCATAAAATAATTTGCTTAAACGGCTACACGGCGAATTTAACCAAACAATTTTTCCCGTTAAGCGCGGATAAAATAGCCGTCGTTAACCCGGCGATTGAGCCGGCGCGGCCGGCGGCGCCGGAAAAAATTTCTGCTTTAAAAAAACAATATAATTTAACCGATAAAATAATTTTATTATCGGTCGGCAGGCTGGTAAAACGCAAAGGTTTTGATAAAGTCATAGAAGCTCTGCCGGAAGCGCTAAGACAAGCGCCGAATTTAATTTATATTATTTTAGGCGGCGGAGCCGAATTAAAAAATTTAAAATTTCAAATTTCAAATTTGGGATTGGAAAAACAAGTTATAATAATAAATCAAGCTACGGACAAGGAGCGCGATAATTGGTATAATGCCAGCGACATCTTTATTATGCCTAGCCGAAATATTAACGGCGATTTTGAGGGCTTTGGCCTAGTTTATCTGGAAGCTAATCTGGCCGGCAAGCCGGTAATAGCCGGCAAAAGCGGCGGAGTCGGCGACGCCGTAATAGCCGGCTTAAACGGCCTCTTAGTTGATCCCGAAGATACGGAGCAAATCGCTTCGGCTATCATTAAATTAGCCCGGGATCCCGGACTGCGAAAAAAATTAGGCGAGCAGGGGAGAGAGCGAGCGATCAAAGAATTTAATTGGGAAAAACAGATTAAAAAAATATATAAAGCAATAACATTCTCTCACTGTCATTGCGAGAAGCGCAGCGACGAAGCAATCTCTGGTTAA
- a CDS encoding flippase, whose amino-acid sequence MAEKITNIAKNTSYFTLALILQKIISFTYFVLIARAIGPADLGKYYFAISFTSIFGIFIDIGQSSVLTREVAKRPDNAEKFFSSVFLIKLPLALLAMLAAFSLINFSAYPEITRQLVYLSMFCMALDSFTLTFFAVSRGFHNLKYESISSVIFQLIVLAVILTVLKFNLGLVWLMMSLVLASLYNLIFSFYILKTRWKLKINWRPDKILIKSILMISLPFAVYAIFQRLYMYLDSVMLSLLSGDHQVGIYQIPFKIIFALQFLPMAFVASLFPALSHYWHNNREQLAITFERAMNYLIIISLPVSVGGIILADKIMIIFKSGFNDAILPLQITMGAVVFMFLNFPAGSLLNACDRQKTNTINMGIVLTASVILNLILIPRLEAAGASLTALLTNLLMFILSMWIVPRITKYDYKKIIAISVKSLLAVAVMGAVGYYLKNQVNLILTVILAGLSYFIALYIFKGFKKEDVISIYQSFSKKS is encoded by the coding sequence ATGGCCGAAAAAATTACTAATATCGCCAAGAATACGTCTTACTTCACCTTGGCTTTAATACTGCAAAAAATAATTTCTTTCACTTATTTTGTTTTAATCGCCCGCGCCATCGGCCCGGCCGATTTAGGCAAATATTACTTTGCCATTTCTTTCACTTCCATCTTCGGAATTTTTATTGATATCGGCCAATCCAGCGTCCTGACGCGCGAAGTGGCCAAGCGCCCGGACAATGCCGAGAAATTCTTCAGCTCGGTTTTTTTAATTAAGCTGCCTTTGGCTCTACTAGCTATGCTGGCGGCTTTCAGCCTAATAAATTTTTCGGCTTATCCCGAGATAACCCGCCAGCTGGTTTATCTTTCCATGTTTTGCATGGCCCTAGATTCTTTTACTTTAACCTTTTTCGCGGTTAGCCGCGGTTTCCATAACTTAAAATACGAAAGCATCTCTTCGGTTATCTTCCAGCTAATCGTTCTGGCCGTAATTTTAACCGTCTTAAAATTCAATCTGGGGCTTGTCTGGCTGATGATGTCCTTGGTTTTAGCCAGCCTGTATAATTTAATTTTTTCATTTTATATTTTAAAAACCAGATGGAAGCTTAAAATTAATTGGCGGCCGGATAAAATTTTAATTAAAAGCATCTTAATGATTTCCCTGCCTTTCGCGGTTTACGCTATTTTCCAGCGGCTTTACATGTATCTTGATTCGGTCATGCTCTCGCTTCTCTCGGGCGACCATCAAGTAGGCATCTACCAAATTCCTTTTAAAATTATTTTCGCTTTACAGTTTCTGCCCATGGCTTTCGTGGCTTCGCTTTTCCCCGCCTTAAGCCATTATTGGCATAATAACCGCGAACAGCTGGCCATTACTTTTGAGCGCGCCATGAATTATTTAATAATCATTTCTTTGCCGGTTTCCGTCGGCGGAATAATTTTAGCCGATAAAATAATGATAATTTTTAAAAGCGGCTTTAACGACGCGATTTTACCATTGCAAATTACCATGGGCGCGGTCGTTTTTATGTTTTTAAACTTTCCGGCCGGATCGCTTTTAAACGCCTGCGACCGGCAAAAAACCAATACTATCAATATGGGCATTGTCTTAACGGCGAGCGTTATTTTAAATTTAATTTTAATACCCCGCTTAGAGGCGGCCGGCGCCAGTTTAACCGCCTTGCTGACTAATTTACTGATGTTTATTTTGAGCATGTGGATAGTTCCGCGAATCACTAAATATGATTATAAAAAAATAATCGCCATATCAGTAAAGTCGCTTTTGGCCGTAGCGGTCATGGGCGCGGTCGGCTATTATTTAAAAAATCAAGTCAATCTTATTTTAACCGTTATCTTAGCCGGCTTAAGCTACTTTATCGCTTTATATATCTTTAAAGGCTTTAAAAAGGAAGACGTGATAAGCATTTATCAATCTTTCAGTAAAAAATCATAA
- the rpsI gene encoding 30S ribosomal protein S9 produces the protein MTETEAIKFKGRYTVGLGRRKTSTARVRVYKGSEGLFVINGVEAKKYFPEEELFLIISQPLKLAGLAKDFNISVNLAGGGKKGQAEAVRHGIARALLAINPELRASFKVKGWIMRDARKKERKKPGLKKARRAPQWAKR, from the coding sequence ATGACCGAAACAGAAGCTATAAAATTTAAAGGCAGATATACGGTCGGTTTAGGCCGCCGAAAAACTTCAACCGCCCGGGTTAGAGTCTATAAAGGTAGCGAGGGTTTATTTGTTATTAACGGCGTTGAGGCTAAAAAATATTTCCCGGAAGAAGAATTATTTTTAATTATCAGCCAGCCCCTGAAATTAGCCGGTTTGGCTAAAGATTTTAACATATCGGTTAATCTCGCCGGCGGCGGTAAAAAAGGCCAAGCCGAAGCCGTACGGCACGGCATCGCCCGCGCCCTACTCGCGATCAATCCGGAATTAAGGGCATCGTTTAAGGTAAAAGGCTGGATTATGCGCGACGCGCGCAAGAAAGAAAGAAAGAAACCGGGCCTAAAGAAAGCCAGGCGCGCTCCGCAATGGGCTAAACGTTAA
- the rplM gene encoding 50S ribosomal protein L13, translated as MERKIYKIDAEGKAAGRLATEIALILRGKNKAEYLPHLDMGGIVQVINIAKLKFSGKKIEQKKYYKYSGYPGGLKTKKIADLKPADILKRAVRDMLPPTKHRVNMLKRLIIN; from the coding sequence ATGGAAAGAAAAATTTATAAAATTGACGCTGAAGGCAAAGCGGCCGGCCGATTGGCTACGGAAATAGCCTTAATCTTGCGCGGTAAAAATAAGGCCGAATATCTGCCTCATTTAGATATGGGCGGCATAGTTCAGGTTATAAACATAGCCAAGCTTAAATTCAGCGGCAAAAAGATTGAACAAAAAAAATATTATAAATATTCCGGTTATCCGGGCGGCTTAAAAACCAAAAAAATAGCCGACTTGAAGCCGGCCGACATTTTAAAAAGGGCGGTTAGAGACATGCTGCCGCCGACCAAGCATAGAGTAAATATGCTAAAAAGATTAATTATAAATTAA
- the rplQ gene encoding 50S ribosomal protein L17: MRHRVKGKKLDRTKAPRVAMLKNLASSIIIYEKVKTTEAKAKTVKPLLEKIITASIKGDLASRRELIRLLPQPMAVKKAMEILAVKYKGRQGGYLRIIKLGKRAGDSAEMVQIELV, from the coding sequence ATGAGACATAGAGTAAAAGGGAAAAAACTAGACAGAACCAAAGCGCCCAGGGTTGCGATGCTGAAAAATTTAGCGTCCAGCATTATTATTTATGAAAAAGTTAAGACTACCGAGGCTAAAGCCAAAACGGTAAAACCGCTTTTGGAAAAAATCATTACCGCGTCAATCAAGGGCGATTTGGCCAGCCGCCGGGAATTAATCAGATTATTGCCCCAGCCGATGGCCGTAAAAAAAGCCATGGAAATTTTAGCGGTTAAATACAAAGGCAGACAAGGCGGTTATTTAAGGATCATTAAGCTGGGCAAAAGAGCCGGCGATAGCGCGGAGATGGTGCAAATTGAATTGGTTTAA
- the rpoA gene encoding DNA-directed RNA polymerase subunit alpha produces MEKIALPQKIEFVKGSSANNKQIIIEPCYPGYGATIGNALRRVLLSSLPGAAPIGVKIKGADHEFMSLPHVKEDVLELILNLKKLRLKVFTDEVVKLELDARGEKEVKASDIKKNSLVEIANPDLVLGHVTDMAGSLSMEISVSRGSGYITVESRESAKNEIGYIEMDSIFSPVMSVGVNIENVRIGKMTNWDKLILDLTTDGTITPEDAFNKSVDILINQFNALIGKTVKEEAEEIKTEAAETKEAEKKEGIPEEAGEDKKTKKRGRPKKS; encoded by the coding sequence ATGGAAAAAATAGCTTTGCCGCAAAAAATAGAATTTGTTAAAGGTTCAAGCGCGAACAACAAGCAAATTATCATTGAGCCATGCTACCCGGGCTATGGCGCTACTATCGGCAATGCTTTAAGAAGGGTATTATTGTCTTCTTTGCCCGGAGCCGCCCCTATCGGCGTAAAAATTAAAGGCGCTGACCATGAATTTATGTCTTTACCCCATGTTAAAGAAGATGTTTTAGAGCTTATTTTGAATTTAAAGAAACTGCGCTTAAAAGTTTTCACTGACGAGGTTGTGAAGCTTGAGCTTGATGCCCGCGGCGAGAAAGAAGTTAAAGCTTCTGATATAAAAAAGAACAGCTTGGTGGAAATAGCCAATCCTGACTTGGTTTTAGGCCATGTTACCGATATGGCAGGGAGCCTAAGCATGGAAATTTCCGTTTCTCGAGGGTCGGGTTATATAACGGTTGAAAGCCGTGAAAGCGCTAAAAATGAAATCGGCTACATTGAAATGGATTCTATTTTTTCTCCGGTAATGTCGGTCGGCGTCAACATTGAAAACGTCCGCATCGGCAAAATGACCAACTGGGATAAACTGATTTTGGATTTAACCACCGACGGCACGATAACTCCGGAAGACGCCTTTAATAAATCCGTGGATATTTTAATAAATCAATTTAACGCTTTAATCGGAAAAACCGTTAAAGAAGAGGCCGAAGAAATAAAAACTGAAGCCGCGGAAACTAAAGAAGCGGAAAAGAAAGAAGGAATACCGGAAGAAGCCGGCGAAGACAAAAAAACTAAAAAACGCGGCCGGCCGAAAAAAAGTTAA
- the rpsD gene encoding 30S ribosomal protein S4, which yields MSKYLGPKCKLCRREGDKLMLKGERCFTAKCAIVKRNYPPGLHGPKGRARQSGYNMQLREKQKAKRIYNLMEKQFKLSFLRAIKQKGEAGENLMKILETRLDNVIYRLGFAPSRAQARVLANHGHFRVNDKKVNIPSFNVKTGDIIKVRQSSRKNKHFANLSEKLKKIETPSWLNLEIKDLSAKVLHQPAKEDFESKINSQMIVEFYSK from the coding sequence ATGTCAAAATATCTAGGACCAAAATGCAAATTATGCCGCCGAGAAGGGGATAAATTAATGCTAAAAGGGGAGAGATGCTTTACGGCTAAATGCGCGATAGTTAAAAGAAACTATCCGCCGGGCCTGCATGGCCCGAAAGGCCGAGCCAGACAGAGCGGCTACAACATGCAGTTACGAGAAAAACAGAAAGCCAAAAGAATTTATAATTTGATGGAAAAACAATTCAAATTAAGTTTTTTAAGGGCCATTAAGCAAAAAGGCGAGGCTGGCGAAAATTTAATGAAAATATTGGAAACCAGGCTTGATAATGTTATTTACCGCTTAGGCTTCGCCCCGTCAAGGGCCCAGGCCAGAGTTCTAGCCAACCACGGCCATTTCCGAGTTAATGATAAAAAAGTTAATATTCCGTCATTTAACGTCAAAACCGGCGATATTATAAAGGTTAGGCAGTCAAGCCGAAAAAATAAGCACTTCGCTAATTTATCGGAAAAACTTAAAAAAATAGAAACCCCGAGCTGGCTTAATCTTGAGATTAAAGATTTAAGCGCCAAAGTTTTGCATCAGCCGGCTAAAGAAGATTTTGAATCAAAAATCAACAGCCAGATGATCGTTGAGTTCTATTCTAAATAA
- the rpsK gene encoding 30S ribosomal protein S11 — MVEELPEEIRKKLEKSKEDRKVLKKKGRKKKVDKKVPVGVAHVKATYNNTIVALTDLSGNVISWASAGMAGFKGPKKSTPYAAQIITRIAVERAKEFGLTEVNVIVKGVGTGRESAIRALNANGLIITSIKDITPIPHNGCRPKKPRRV, encoded by the coding sequence ATGGTTGAAGAATTGCCCGAAGAAATCAGAAAAAAACTGGAAAAAAGCAAAGAAGACAGAAAAGTCCTTAAGAAAAAAGGGCGCAAAAAGAAAGTAGACAAAAAAGTTCCGGTCGGCGTCGCCCATGTTAAGGCGACTTACAATAACACCATCGTGGCTTTAACCGATTTAAGCGGCAACGTGATTTCCTGGGCTTCGGCCGGCATGGCCGGTTTTAAAGGGCCGAAAAAATCCACTCCTTACGCCGCCCAGATAATTACCAGGATCGCGGTGGAAAGAGCCAAAGAATTCGGCTTAACCGAAGTAAACGTCATAGTAAAAGGCGTGGGCACGGGCCGCGAATCGGCTATCAGAGCTTTAAACGCCAATGGCTTGATTATAACTTCAATTAAAGATATTACGCCTATACCGCATAACGGTTGCCGGCCTAAAAAACCAAGAAGAGTCTAA